A window from Corynebacterium singulare encodes these proteins:
- a CDS encoding polyribonucleotide nucleotidyltransferase, whose protein sequence is MSARNAKNVKNAATNTVEFAIDDEYGITEAIATLDNGDFGTRTIRFETGQLARQAGGSVTTYLDEDTMLLSTTTASNQPREGFDFFPLTVDVEERMYAAGKIPGSFFRREGRPSTEAILACRLIDRPLRPTFVKGLRNEVQVVVTVLSMDPEEYYDVVAINGASASTQLSGLPVSGPVGGVRMALIADDKHPEGQWVAFPNNEQHERALFDMVVAGRIVKKGRKDDVAIMMVEAGAGVNVAERIKEGAPAPQESTVAEGLEAAKPFIKTLCEAQAGLAERAAKETQEFPLFPAYSDDVYEAVEKAASKKLEKLLTIPGKQERDDATNEYMEKVEADLLGDFDDLEEADASKQIRNAFNAVMKDIVRTKILTEGFRIDGRGVTDIRDLGVEVDLIPRAHGSSLFERGETQILGVTTLDMLKMEQQIDSLTPVESKRYMHHYNFPPYSTGETGRVGSPKRREIGHGALAERALLPVIPSREDFPYAIRQVSEALGSNGSTSMGSVCASTLSLYNAGVPLKAPVAGIAMGLVSGEVKGKEKFVALTDILGAEDAFGDMDFKVAGTSEFITALQLDTKLDGIPSHVLADALEQARDARSAILETMAEVIEGPDEMSGLAPRITSVTIPVNKIGELIGPKGKTINTITEETGADVSIEEDGTVYVSAATGEAADAAIERVNSIANPQLPKVGERFLGTVVKTVAFGAFVSLTPGRDGLVHISKLGGDERIEKVEDVVNVGDKIQVEIADIDNRGKISLVPVEED, encoded by the coding sequence ATGAGCGCTAGAAACGCCAAGAACGTAAAGAACGCCGCCACCAACACCGTCGAGTTCGCCATCGACGATGAATATGGCATCACCGAGGCCATCGCCACTTTGGACAATGGCGACTTCGGCACCCGCACCATCCGTTTTGAAACCGGTCAGCTTGCTCGCCAAGCTGGTGGCTCCGTGACCACTTACCTGGACGAAGACACCATGCTCCTGTCCACCACCACGGCGTCCAACCAGCCGCGCGAAGGCTTTGACTTCTTCCCGCTGACCGTGGACGTGGAGGAGCGCATGTACGCTGCGGGCAAGATCCCGGGCTCCTTCTTCCGCCGTGAGGGACGCCCCTCCACCGAAGCTATCTTGGCCTGCCGCCTTATCGACCGCCCGCTGCGCCCGACCTTTGTCAAGGGCCTGCGCAACGAGGTCCAGGTCGTTGTCACGGTGTTGTCCATGGACCCGGAGGAGTACTACGACGTTGTCGCCATCAACGGTGCTTCTGCCTCCACGCAGCTCTCCGGCCTGCCGGTTTCTGGCCCGGTCGGCGGCGTGCGCATGGCACTCATCGCCGACGACAAGCACCCAGAAGGCCAGTGGGTAGCCTTCCCGAACAATGAACAGCATGAGCGCGCACTGTTCGACATGGTTGTGGCCGGCCGCATCGTGAAGAAGGGCCGCAAGGATGACGTCGCCATCATGATGGTGGAGGCCGGCGCCGGGGTCAACGTGGCTGAGCGTATCAAGGAAGGTGCTCCGGCCCCGCAGGAATCCACCGTGGCTGAGGGCCTCGAAGCCGCCAAGCCTTTCATCAAGACTCTGTGTGAAGCCCAGGCTGGACTGGCTGAGCGCGCCGCGAAGGAGACCCAGGAGTTCCCGCTGTTCCCGGCTTACAGTGACGACGTGTACGAGGCCGTCGAGAAGGCAGCTTCCAAGAAACTGGAGAAGCTGCTCACCATCCCCGGCAAGCAGGAGCGCGACGACGCGACGAACGAGTACATGGAGAAGGTTGAGGCCGATCTCCTTGGGGACTTCGATGATCTCGAAGAAGCTGATGCCTCCAAGCAGATCCGCAATGCCTTCAACGCTGTGATGAAGGATATCGTGCGCACCAAGATCCTCACCGAGGGCTTCCGCATCGATGGTCGTGGTGTCACCGACATCCGCGACTTGGGCGTCGAGGTCGACCTCATCCCGCGTGCCCACGGTTCCTCCCTGTTTGAGCGCGGTGAGACCCAGATTCTTGGTGTGACCACCTTGGACATGCTCAAGATGGAGCAGCAGATCGACTCGCTGACCCCGGTGGAGTCGAAGCGTTACATGCACCACTACAACTTCCCGCCGTACTCCACCGGTGAGACCGGCCGCGTGGGTTCTCCGAAGCGTCGCGAGATCGGACACGGTGCTCTGGCCGAGCGCGCACTGCTGCCGGTTATCCCGTCCCGTGAGGACTTCCCCTACGCCATCCGCCAGGTCTCCGAGGCTTTGGGCTCCAACGGCTCGACTTCCATGGGCTCTGTCTGTGCGTCCACCCTGTCCCTCTACAACGCCGGCGTGCCGCTCAAGGCTCCGGTCGCAGGTATTGCCATGGGCCTCGTCTCCGGTGAGGTTAAAGGCAAGGAGAAGTTCGTTGCGCTGACCGATATCTTGGGCGCCGAGGATGCCTTCGGTGACATGGACTTCAAGGTCGCCGGTACCTCCGAATTCATCACCGCCCTGCAGCTGGACACCAAGCTGGATGGCATTCCTTCGCACGTGCTTGCCGACGCCCTCGAGCAGGCCCGCGACGCCCGTTCCGCCATCCTTGAAACCATGGCTGAGGTCATCGAAGGCCCAGACGAGATGTCTGGCCTGGCTCCGCGCATCACCTCTGTGACCATCCCGGTGAACAAGATTGGTGAGCTTATCGGTCCGAAGGGCAAGACCATCAACACCATCACCGAGGAAACCGGCGCTGATGTCTCCATTGAGGAGGACGGCACCGTCTATGTTTCCGCCGCCACCGGTGAGGCTGCTGATGCTGCCATCGAGCGCGTCAACAGCATTGCTAACCCGCAGCTTCCCAAGGTAGGCGAGCGCTTCCTCGGCACCGTGGTCAAGACCGTGGCCTTCGGCGCCTTCGTCTCTCTGACCCCGGGCCGCGACGGTCTCGTTCACATCTCCAAGCTGGGCGGCGACGAGCGCATCGAGAAGGTCGAGGACGTTGTCAACGTGGGCGACAAGATTCAGGTCGAAATCGCGGACATCGATAACCGTGGCAAGATTTCTCTGGTTCCGGTTGAGGAAGACTAA
- the rpsO gene encoding 30S ribosomal protein S15 → MALTTEKKAEILKEFGLHETDTGSTEAQVALLTSRINNLTEHLKGHKHDHHSRRGLLLMVGRRRGLLKYLEANDVDRYRDLISRLGLRR, encoded by the coding sequence ATGGCTTTGACCACCGAGAAGAAGGCAGAAATCCTCAAGGAGTTCGGCCTGCACGAGACCGACACCGGCTCCACCGAGGCACAGGTTGCTCTGCTGACCTCCCGCATCAACAACCTGACCGAGCACCTCAAGGGCCACAAGCACGATCACCACTCCCGCCGTGGTCTGCTGCTCATGGTTGGTCGCCGTCGCGGCCTCCTGAAGTACTTGGAGGCTAACGATGTTGATCGTTACCGTGATCTGATTTCTCGTCTGGGTCTGCGTCGCTAA
- a CDS encoding nucleoside hydrolase, with the protein MKLILDLDTGIDDALALAYALAHPDLELIGVTGTYGNVPVGLGVRNALALLELLGAEDVPVFTGPTREGFSVAPISAFIHGRNGLGDVLLPPPRRAAQGDAVDFLLRSVREHGEDLVIVPTGPSTSIAAAMQKGPDFARNARIVMMGGALTVPGNVTPYAEANVYQDPRATDYVFRHAHDLTMVGLDVTLRTLLTTENTTQWRNSRVGRVYADIVDYYIRAYATTSPHLGGCGLHDPLAVAVAADPSLVTCIDLNLRCEDTGRTIGDPERLSAPATTRVAVGVDTERFLADLMSKLMSLYTSSSAC; encoded by the coding sequence GTGAAACTCATCCTGGATCTCGATACCGGCATTGACGACGCCCTCGCTCTGGCCTATGCGCTGGCACACCCTGACCTCGAGTTGATCGGTGTCACCGGAACGTATGGCAATGTTCCCGTGGGCCTTGGAGTGCGTAACGCACTCGCCCTCCTTGAGCTCCTCGGTGCCGAGGACGTTCCCGTTTTCACCGGGCCAACCCGCGAGGGATTTTCAGTGGCTCCCATTTCTGCCTTCATTCACGGCCGCAATGGGTTAGGCGACGTGCTGCTTCCGCCACCCCGTCGCGCTGCACAGGGCGACGCCGTCGATTTCCTTCTTCGCTCCGTCCGGGAGCATGGAGAGGACCTGGTGATTGTGCCCACGGGGCCGTCGACAAGCATTGCGGCCGCCATGCAGAAGGGCCCAGACTTCGCACGCAACGCCCGCATCGTCATGATGGGCGGCGCCCTCACCGTGCCTGGCAACGTCACCCCGTACGCTGAGGCCAACGTCTACCAAGACCCGCGGGCCACGGATTATGTCTTCCGCCATGCTCACGACCTCACGATGGTGGGCCTCGACGTCACGCTGCGCACGCTACTCACCACTGAGAACACGACACAGTGGCGTAATTCCCGTGTCGGCAGAGTCTATGCCGACATTGTGGACTATTACATCCGCGCATACGCGACGACCTCGCCACATCTGGGTGGATGCGGCCTTCACGACCCGCTCGCTGTTGCTGTAGCTGCAGACCCGTCCCTGGTGACCTGCATCGATCTCAACTTGCGCTGCGAGGACACTGGACGCACCATTGGTGACCCTGAGCGCTTGTCCGCGCCAGCTACCACCCGCGTGGCGGTGGGTGTAGACACCGAGCGATTCCTCGCTGATTTGATGTCGAAGCTTATGAGCCTCTATACTTCTTCTTCGGCTTGCTGA